In Saimiri boliviensis isolate mSaiBol1 chromosome 12, mSaiBol1.pri, whole genome shotgun sequence, one genomic interval encodes:
- the IL4R gene encoding interleukin-4 receptor subunit alpha isoform X2, which yields MMPRRLPMGWLCFGLLFPVSCLVLLQVAGSGSMKVLQEPTCVSDYISLSTCEWKMGGPTNCSAELHLSYQLVFLISEAYTCVPENNGGAGCVCHLFMEDMVGADNYTLDLWAGQQLLWKGSFKPSEHVKPKAPENLTVYTNISETLLLTWSNPYPPDNYLYKKLTYAVNIWNENNPADSRIYDVTYQEPTLHIAASTLKSGVSYRARVRAWAQSYNSTWSEWSPSTKWHNTYKEPFEKHLRLGVSVSCVAILAICLLCYVSIVKIKKEWWDQIPTPARSPLVAIVIQDPQVSQWEKRPRGQEPAKCPHWKTCLTKLLPCFLEHSIKRDEDPLKAAKDRPFQGSGKSAWCPVEISKTVLWPESISVVRCVELFEAPVECEEEEVEEDKGSFCALPESSRDGFQEGREAIVARLTESLFLDLLGGENGDFCQQDMRESCLLAPSGSVSAHMPWDEFPSVGPKEEPPRGEEQPLHLEPSPPGSPTRSPDNPTCTETPLVIADNPAYRSLDDSLSQSPCPGGLGPDPLLARHLEEVDPEMPCALQPSEPTSVSPPEPETWEQILRRNVLQHGAAAAPASAPSSGYREFAHAVEQGGILAGAVGGLGPPGEAAYKAFSGLLASNAVSPGTYGFGASSGEEGYKPFQDLIPGCPEDPAPVPVPLFTFGLDREPPRSPQSSHLPGSSPEQLGLEPGVKGEDTWKPPLLLEQATDPLGDSLGSGIVYSALTCHLCGHLKQCHGQEDGGQAPVVASPCCGCCCGDRSSPPTTPLRVPDPSPGEVPLEASLRPASPAPLGISEKSESPLSFHPAPGSAQSSIQISKIMNFVSGEPTCMRVS from the exons GGAGCATGAAAGTCCTGCAGGAGCCCACCTGCGTCTCCGACTACATCAGCCTCTCTACCTGCGAGTGGAAGATGGGCGGTCCCACCAATTGCAGCGCAGAGCTCCACCTGTCCTACCAGCTGGTTTTTCTGATTTCCGA AGCCTACACGTGTGTCCCCGAGAACAACGGAGGCGCGGGGTGCGTGTGCCACCTGTTCATGGAGGACATGGTCGGAGCGGACAACTATACGCTGGACCTGTGGGCTGGgcagcagctgctgtggaaaggCTCCTTCAAGCCCAGCGAGCACG TGAAACCCAAGGCTCCAGAAAACCTCACGGTTTACACCAACATCTCTGAGACTCTGCTGCTGACTTGGAGTAACCCGTATCCCCCTGATAATTACCTGTATAAGAAGCTTACCTATGCAGTCAACATTTGGAATGAAAACAACCCGGCAGAT TCCAGAATCTATGATGTGACCTACCAAGAACCCACCCTCCACATCGCAGCCAGCACCCTGAAATCTGGGGTTTCCTACAGGGCACGGGTGAGGGCCTGGGCTCAGAGCTATAACAGCACCTGGAGTGAGTGGAGCCCCAGCACCAAGTGGCATAATA CCTACAAGGAGCCCTTCGAGAAGCACCTTCGGCTGGGCGTCAGTGTCTCCTGCGTTGCCATCCTGGCCATCTGCCTGTTGTGCTATGTCAGCATCGTCAA gaTTAAGAAAGAATGGTGGGACCAGATTCCCACCCCAGCTCGCAGCCCCCTAGTGGCTATAGTCATCCAGGATCCTCAG GTGTCACAGTGGGAGAAGCGACCTCGAGGCCAGGAACCAGCCAAGTGCCC ACACTGGAAGACTTGTCTTACCAAGCTCTTGCCCTGTTTTCTGGAGCACAGCATAAAAAGGGATGAAGATCCCCTCAAGGCTGCCAAAGATAGGCCTTTCCAGGGCTCTGGAAAATCAGCATGGTGCCCTGTGGAGATCAGCAAGACAGTCCTCTGGCCAGAGAGCATCAGCGTGGTGCGGTGCGTGGAGTTGTTTGAGGCCCCGGTGGagtgtgaggaggaggaggtagaggaAGATAAAGGGAGTTTCTGTGCATTGCCAGAGAGCAGCAGGGATGGcttccaggagggcagggaggccATTGTGGCCCGGCTCACAGAGAGCCTCTTCCTGGACCTGCTCGGAGGTGAGAATGGGGACTTTTGCCAGCAGGACATGAGGGAGTCGTGCCTCCTTGCACCTTCAGGAAGCGTGAGTGCTCACATGCCCTGGGATGAGTTCCCAAGTGTAGGGCCCAAGGAGGAGCCTCCCCGGGGTGAGGAGCAGCCTCTGCACCTGGAGCCGAGTCCTCCTGGCAGCCCGACCCGGAGCCCAGACAACCCGACTTGCACAGAGACGCCCCTGGTCATCGCAGACAACCCCGCTTACCGCAGCCTCGACGACTCCCTGAGCCAGTCCCCATGTCCCGGAGGGCTGGGTCCAGACCCACTGCTGGCCAGACACCTGGAGGAAGTGGACCCCGAGATGCCTTGTGCCCTGCAGCCCTCCGAGCCAACCAGTGTGTCCCCTCCCGAGCCAGAAACCTGGGAGCAAATCCTCCGCCGGAATGTCCTCCAGCATGGGGCGGCTGCAGCCCCCGCCTCAGCCCCCAGCAGTGGCTATCGGGAGTTCGCACATGCGGTGGAACAGGGTGGCATCCTGGCCGGTGCGGTGGGGGGCTTGGGTCCCCCGGGAGAGGCGGCGTACAAGGCCTTCTCGGGCCTGCTTGCCAGCAATGCCGTGTCCCCAGGGACATACGGATTTGGGGCCAGCAGTGGGGAGGAGGGGTATAAGCCTTTCCAAGATCTCATTCCTGGCTGCCCCGAGGACCCTGCCCCAGTCCCTGTCCCCCTGTTCACCTTTGGACTGGACAGGGAGCCACCTCGCAGCCCACAGAGCTCCCATCTCCCAGGCAGCTCCCCAGAGCAACTGGGTCTGGAGCCAGGGGTAAAAGGAGAGGACACGTGGAAGCCCCCACTCCTCCTGGAGCAGGCCACAGATCCCCTTGGGGACAGCCTGGGCAGTGGCATCGTCTACTCAGCCCTCACCTGCCACCTGTGCGGCCACCTGAAGCAGTGTCACGGCCAGGAGGATGGTGGCCAGGCCCCTGTTGTGGCCAGCCcctgctgtggctgctgctgtggAGATAGGTCGTCGCCCCCTACGACCCCCCTGAGGGTCCCAGACCCCTCTCCAGGTGAGGTTCCACTGGAGGCCAGCCTCCGCCCGGCCTCCCCGGCACCCTTGGGCATCTCAGAGAAGAGTGAATCCCCATTGTCCTTCCATCCTGCCCCTGGCAGTGCTCAGAGCTCGATCCAGATCTCCAAAATCATGAACTTTGTCTCCGGGGAACCCACGTGCATGAGGGTCTCTTAG
- the IL4R gene encoding interleukin-4 receptor subunit alpha isoform X3 — protein sequence MPRRLPMGWLCFGLLFPVSCLVLLQVAGSGSMKVLQEPTCVSDYISLSTCEWKMGGPTNCSAELHLSYQLVFLISEAYTCVPENNGGAGCVCHLFMEDMVGADNYTLDLWAGQQLLWKGSFKPSEHVKPKAPENLTVYTNISETLLLTWSNPYPPDNYLYKKLTYAVNIWNENNPADSRIYDVTYQEPTLHIAASTLKSGVSYRARVRAWAQSYNSTWSEWSPSTKWHNTYKEPFEKHLRLGVSVSCVAILAICLLCYVSIVKIKKEWWDQIPTPARSPLVAIVIQDPQVSQWEKRPRGQEPAKCPHWKTCLTKLLPCFLEHSIKRDEDPLKAAKDRPFQGSGKSAWCPVEISKTVLWPESISVVRCVELFEAPVECEEEEVEEDKGSFCALPESSRDGFQEGREAIVARLTESLFLDLLGGENGDFCQQDMRESCLLAPSGSVSAHMPWDEFPSVGPKEEPPRGEEQPLHLEPSPPGSPTRSPDNPTCTETPLVIADNPAYRSLDDSLSQSPCPGGLGPDPLLARHLEEVDPEMPCALQPSEPTSVSPPEPETWEQILRRNVLQHGAAAAPASAPSSGYREFAHAVEQGGILAGAVGGLGPPGEAAYKAFSGLLASNAVSPGTYGFGASSGEEGYKPFQDLIPGCPEDPAPVPVPLFTFGLDREPPRSPQSSHLPGSSPEQLGLEPGVKGEDTWKPPLLLEQATDPLGDSLGSGIVYSALTCHLCGHLKQCHGQEDGGQAPVVASPCCGCCCGDRSSPPTTPLRVPDPSPGEVPLEASLRPASPAPLGISEKSESPLSFHPAPGSAQSSIQISKIMNFVSGEPTCMRVS from the exons GGAGCATGAAAGTCCTGCAGGAGCCCACCTGCGTCTCCGACTACATCAGCCTCTCTACCTGCGAGTGGAAGATGGGCGGTCCCACCAATTGCAGCGCAGAGCTCCACCTGTCCTACCAGCTGGTTTTTCTGATTTCCGA AGCCTACACGTGTGTCCCCGAGAACAACGGAGGCGCGGGGTGCGTGTGCCACCTGTTCATGGAGGACATGGTCGGAGCGGACAACTATACGCTGGACCTGTGGGCTGGgcagcagctgctgtggaaaggCTCCTTCAAGCCCAGCGAGCACG TGAAACCCAAGGCTCCAGAAAACCTCACGGTTTACACCAACATCTCTGAGACTCTGCTGCTGACTTGGAGTAACCCGTATCCCCCTGATAATTACCTGTATAAGAAGCTTACCTATGCAGTCAACATTTGGAATGAAAACAACCCGGCAGAT TCCAGAATCTATGATGTGACCTACCAAGAACCCACCCTCCACATCGCAGCCAGCACCCTGAAATCTGGGGTTTCCTACAGGGCACGGGTGAGGGCCTGGGCTCAGAGCTATAACAGCACCTGGAGTGAGTGGAGCCCCAGCACCAAGTGGCATAATA CCTACAAGGAGCCCTTCGAGAAGCACCTTCGGCTGGGCGTCAGTGTCTCCTGCGTTGCCATCCTGGCCATCTGCCTGTTGTGCTATGTCAGCATCGTCAA gaTTAAGAAAGAATGGTGGGACCAGATTCCCACCCCAGCTCGCAGCCCCCTAGTGGCTATAGTCATCCAGGATCCTCAG GTGTCACAGTGGGAGAAGCGACCTCGAGGCCAGGAACCAGCCAAGTGCCC ACACTGGAAGACTTGTCTTACCAAGCTCTTGCCCTGTTTTCTGGAGCACAGCATAAAAAGGGATGAAGATCCCCTCAAGGCTGCCAAAGATAGGCCTTTCCAGGGCTCTGGAAAATCAGCATGGTGCCCTGTGGAGATCAGCAAGACAGTCCTCTGGCCAGAGAGCATCAGCGTGGTGCGGTGCGTGGAGTTGTTTGAGGCCCCGGTGGagtgtgaggaggaggaggtagaggaAGATAAAGGGAGTTTCTGTGCATTGCCAGAGAGCAGCAGGGATGGcttccaggagggcagggaggccATTGTGGCCCGGCTCACAGAGAGCCTCTTCCTGGACCTGCTCGGAGGTGAGAATGGGGACTTTTGCCAGCAGGACATGAGGGAGTCGTGCCTCCTTGCACCTTCAGGAAGCGTGAGTGCTCACATGCCCTGGGATGAGTTCCCAAGTGTAGGGCCCAAGGAGGAGCCTCCCCGGGGTGAGGAGCAGCCTCTGCACCTGGAGCCGAGTCCTCCTGGCAGCCCGACCCGGAGCCCAGACAACCCGACTTGCACAGAGACGCCCCTGGTCATCGCAGACAACCCCGCTTACCGCAGCCTCGACGACTCCCTGAGCCAGTCCCCATGTCCCGGAGGGCTGGGTCCAGACCCACTGCTGGCCAGACACCTGGAGGAAGTGGACCCCGAGATGCCTTGTGCCCTGCAGCCCTCCGAGCCAACCAGTGTGTCCCCTCCCGAGCCAGAAACCTGGGAGCAAATCCTCCGCCGGAATGTCCTCCAGCATGGGGCGGCTGCAGCCCCCGCCTCAGCCCCCAGCAGTGGCTATCGGGAGTTCGCACATGCGGTGGAACAGGGTGGCATCCTGGCCGGTGCGGTGGGGGGCTTGGGTCCCCCGGGAGAGGCGGCGTACAAGGCCTTCTCGGGCCTGCTTGCCAGCAATGCCGTGTCCCCAGGGACATACGGATTTGGGGCCAGCAGTGGGGAGGAGGGGTATAAGCCTTTCCAAGATCTCATTCCTGGCTGCCCCGAGGACCCTGCCCCAGTCCCTGTCCCCCTGTTCACCTTTGGACTGGACAGGGAGCCACCTCGCAGCCCACAGAGCTCCCATCTCCCAGGCAGCTCCCCAGAGCAACTGGGTCTGGAGCCAGGGGTAAAAGGAGAGGACACGTGGAAGCCCCCACTCCTCCTGGAGCAGGCCACAGATCCCCTTGGGGACAGCCTGGGCAGTGGCATCGTCTACTCAGCCCTCACCTGCCACCTGTGCGGCCACCTGAAGCAGTGTCACGGCCAGGAGGATGGTGGCCAGGCCCCTGTTGTGGCCAGCCcctgctgtggctgctgctgtggAGATAGGTCGTCGCCCCCTACGACCCCCCTGAGGGTCCCAGACCCCTCTCCAGGTGAGGTTCCACTGGAGGCCAGCCTCCGCCCGGCCTCCCCGGCACCCTTGGGCATCTCAGAGAAGAGTGAATCCCCATTGTCCTTCCATCCTGCCCCTGGCAGTGCTCAGAGCTCGATCCAGATCTCCAAAATCATGAACTTTGTCTCCGGGGAACCCACGTGCATGAGGGTCTCTTAG
- the IL4R gene encoding interleukin-4 receptor subunit alpha isoform X1, whose protein sequence is MKVFCRVTLDRRLGLSVPLYSKMPRRLPMGWLCFGLLFPVSCLVLLQVAGSGSMKVLQEPTCVSDYISLSTCEWKMGGPTNCSAELHLSYQLVFLISEAYTCVPENNGGAGCVCHLFMEDMVGADNYTLDLWAGQQLLWKGSFKPSEHVKPKAPENLTVYTNISETLLLTWSNPYPPDNYLYKKLTYAVNIWNENNPADSRIYDVTYQEPTLHIAASTLKSGVSYRARVRAWAQSYNSTWSEWSPSTKWHNTYKEPFEKHLRLGVSVSCVAILAICLLCYVSIVKIKKEWWDQIPTPARSPLVAIVIQDPQVSQWEKRPRGQEPAKCPHWKTCLTKLLPCFLEHSIKRDEDPLKAAKDRPFQGSGKSAWCPVEISKTVLWPESISVVRCVELFEAPVECEEEEVEEDKGSFCALPESSRDGFQEGREAIVARLTESLFLDLLGGENGDFCQQDMRESCLLAPSGSVSAHMPWDEFPSVGPKEEPPRGEEQPLHLEPSPPGSPTRSPDNPTCTETPLVIADNPAYRSLDDSLSQSPCPGGLGPDPLLARHLEEVDPEMPCALQPSEPTSVSPPEPETWEQILRRNVLQHGAAAAPASAPSSGYREFAHAVEQGGILAGAVGGLGPPGEAAYKAFSGLLASNAVSPGTYGFGASSGEEGYKPFQDLIPGCPEDPAPVPVPLFTFGLDREPPRSPQSSHLPGSSPEQLGLEPGVKGEDTWKPPLLLEQATDPLGDSLGSGIVYSALTCHLCGHLKQCHGQEDGGQAPVVASPCCGCCCGDRSSPPTTPLRVPDPSPGEVPLEASLRPASPAPLGISEKSESPLSFHPAPGSAQSSIQISKIMNFVSGEPTCMRVS, encoded by the exons GGAGCATGAAAGTCCTGCAGGAGCCCACCTGCGTCTCCGACTACATCAGCCTCTCTACCTGCGAGTGGAAGATGGGCGGTCCCACCAATTGCAGCGCAGAGCTCCACCTGTCCTACCAGCTGGTTTTTCTGATTTCCGA AGCCTACACGTGTGTCCCCGAGAACAACGGAGGCGCGGGGTGCGTGTGCCACCTGTTCATGGAGGACATGGTCGGAGCGGACAACTATACGCTGGACCTGTGGGCTGGgcagcagctgctgtggaaaggCTCCTTCAAGCCCAGCGAGCACG TGAAACCCAAGGCTCCAGAAAACCTCACGGTTTACACCAACATCTCTGAGACTCTGCTGCTGACTTGGAGTAACCCGTATCCCCCTGATAATTACCTGTATAAGAAGCTTACCTATGCAGTCAACATTTGGAATGAAAACAACCCGGCAGAT TCCAGAATCTATGATGTGACCTACCAAGAACCCACCCTCCACATCGCAGCCAGCACCCTGAAATCTGGGGTTTCCTACAGGGCACGGGTGAGGGCCTGGGCTCAGAGCTATAACAGCACCTGGAGTGAGTGGAGCCCCAGCACCAAGTGGCATAATA CCTACAAGGAGCCCTTCGAGAAGCACCTTCGGCTGGGCGTCAGTGTCTCCTGCGTTGCCATCCTGGCCATCTGCCTGTTGTGCTATGTCAGCATCGTCAA gaTTAAGAAAGAATGGTGGGACCAGATTCCCACCCCAGCTCGCAGCCCCCTAGTGGCTATAGTCATCCAGGATCCTCAG GTGTCACAGTGGGAGAAGCGACCTCGAGGCCAGGAACCAGCCAAGTGCCC ACACTGGAAGACTTGTCTTACCAAGCTCTTGCCCTGTTTTCTGGAGCACAGCATAAAAAGGGATGAAGATCCCCTCAAGGCTGCCAAAGATAGGCCTTTCCAGGGCTCTGGAAAATCAGCATGGTGCCCTGTGGAGATCAGCAAGACAGTCCTCTGGCCAGAGAGCATCAGCGTGGTGCGGTGCGTGGAGTTGTTTGAGGCCCCGGTGGagtgtgaggaggaggaggtagaggaAGATAAAGGGAGTTTCTGTGCATTGCCAGAGAGCAGCAGGGATGGcttccaggagggcagggaggccATTGTGGCCCGGCTCACAGAGAGCCTCTTCCTGGACCTGCTCGGAGGTGAGAATGGGGACTTTTGCCAGCAGGACATGAGGGAGTCGTGCCTCCTTGCACCTTCAGGAAGCGTGAGTGCTCACATGCCCTGGGATGAGTTCCCAAGTGTAGGGCCCAAGGAGGAGCCTCCCCGGGGTGAGGAGCAGCCTCTGCACCTGGAGCCGAGTCCTCCTGGCAGCCCGACCCGGAGCCCAGACAACCCGACTTGCACAGAGACGCCCCTGGTCATCGCAGACAACCCCGCTTACCGCAGCCTCGACGACTCCCTGAGCCAGTCCCCATGTCCCGGAGGGCTGGGTCCAGACCCACTGCTGGCCAGACACCTGGAGGAAGTGGACCCCGAGATGCCTTGTGCCCTGCAGCCCTCCGAGCCAACCAGTGTGTCCCCTCCCGAGCCAGAAACCTGGGAGCAAATCCTCCGCCGGAATGTCCTCCAGCATGGGGCGGCTGCAGCCCCCGCCTCAGCCCCCAGCAGTGGCTATCGGGAGTTCGCACATGCGGTGGAACAGGGTGGCATCCTGGCCGGTGCGGTGGGGGGCTTGGGTCCCCCGGGAGAGGCGGCGTACAAGGCCTTCTCGGGCCTGCTTGCCAGCAATGCCGTGTCCCCAGGGACATACGGATTTGGGGCCAGCAGTGGGGAGGAGGGGTATAAGCCTTTCCAAGATCTCATTCCTGGCTGCCCCGAGGACCCTGCCCCAGTCCCTGTCCCCCTGTTCACCTTTGGACTGGACAGGGAGCCACCTCGCAGCCCACAGAGCTCCCATCTCCCAGGCAGCTCCCCAGAGCAACTGGGTCTGGAGCCAGGGGTAAAAGGAGAGGACACGTGGAAGCCCCCACTCCTCCTGGAGCAGGCCACAGATCCCCTTGGGGACAGCCTGGGCAGTGGCATCGTCTACTCAGCCCTCACCTGCCACCTGTGCGGCCACCTGAAGCAGTGTCACGGCCAGGAGGATGGTGGCCAGGCCCCTGTTGTGGCCAGCCcctgctgtggctgctgctgtggAGATAGGTCGTCGCCCCCTACGACCCCCCTGAGGGTCCCAGACCCCTCTCCAGGTGAGGTTCCACTGGAGGCCAGCCTCCGCCCGGCCTCCCCGGCACCCTTGGGCATCTCAGAGAAGAGTGAATCCCCATTGTCCTTCCATCCTGCCCCTGGCAGTGCTCAGAGCTCGATCCAGATCTCCAAAATCATGAACTTTGTCTCCGGGGAACCCACGTGCATGAGGGTCTCTTAG